One Festucalex cinctus isolate MCC-2025b chromosome 1, RoL_Fcin_1.0, whole genome shotgun sequence genomic region harbors:
- the LOC144006370 gene encoding uncharacterized protein LOC144006370 has protein sequence MIPESDADHWGSSKAKSDDIRSLSSHDDNDDNLDGNDEHAADDRSCHTDDKSWECSHCGKTLSSKGSLKIHLRIHTGEKPFSYLDCGKSFSLKSNLTKHSRTHTGEKRFACTHCGKSFSLKSRLTTHTRSHTGEKPFSCSDCGKSFSSKSNLTTHTRIHTGEKPFACLDCGKSFFWKSDLTTHTRTHTGEKPFSCSDCGKSFTHRSALTIHTRKHAGEKPFSFHLVLPCNFPQISVENTFRHTKPSGIQICCVQVGEKCIFPERQEPEFPGVKQEEDLEPLQVKEEKRQQPPNIKKEEQLPPYIEEEEHFTELPVTGVHLKTEDERQYEENKGAESPSRQQMTNDDSRLALMSDGEDASHAAHTADDEQCDDDVTCHTDDKRWKCSQCGKTFGSKSQLRRHAMGHTGHKPFTCTVCGRSFSRKETLSTHTRTHTGEKPFACSVCGQNFAQREHLKTHTRTHTGEKPFACSVCGQNFSSKGDLKRHTRTHTGEKPFACSVCGRKFAHKVHLKTHTRTHTGEKPFACSVCGQTFSSKGYLKTHTRTHTGEKPFACSVCGRSFSQRGSLTTHTRIHTGEKHFACTICGRKFAQRVHLKIHTRTHTGEKPFACSVCGQTFSSKGYLKTHTRTHTGEKPFACSVCGQTFSSKGYLKTHTRTHTGEKPFACSVCGQNFSSKGYLKIHTRAHTGEKPFACSVCGKKCTVNETLKRHTKTHTDKKPFSCSVCGQRFPTKGNAERHKCAGEKSG, from the exons atgattccagaaagtgatgcagaccactggggatcatcaaaagcaaaaagtgatgacataaggtccctttcttctcatgacgataatgatgataatctggatggtaatgatgaacacgctgctgatgataggtcgtgtcacactgacgacaaatcttgggagtgttctcactgtgggaaaacattgagttcaaaaggaagtttaaaaattcacttgagaatacacactggggaaaaacctttttcttatttagattgtggcaaaagcttctctttgaagtcaaatttaacaaaacattcaagaacacacactggggaaaaacgttttgcttgtacccactgtggcaaaagcttctctctgaAGTCacgtttaacaacacatacaagaagccacactggggaaaaacctttttcttgctcagattgtggcaaaagcttctcttcgaagtcaaatttaacaacacatacaagaatacacactggggaaaaaccttttgcttgtttagattgtggcaaaagcttcttttggaAGTCAGACTTAACgacacatacaagaacacacactggcgagaaacctttttcttgctcagattgtggcaaaagcttcactcacaggtcagctttaacaatacacacaagaaaacacgctggtgagaaacctttttctttccACCTTGTGTTGCCTTGCAATTTTCCGCAAATCAGCGTCGAGAATAccttcagacacacaaagccatctgggaTTCAAATTTGCT GTGTTCAG gtcggtgaaaaatgtatttttcctgagcggcaggagccagagttccctggcgtgaaacaggaggaggacttggagcctcttcaagttaaagaagagaagcggcaacagcctcccaacatcaaaaaagaggagcagctgccaccatacattgaagaggaggagcacttcacagagttgcccgtgactggtgtccatttgaagactgaagatgaacgtcaatatgaagagaacaaaggggcggagtctccaagcagacaacaaatgacaaatgatgacagccggttagctcttatgtcagatggtgaagacgcgtcacacgctgctcacactgctgacgatgaacagtgtgacgatgatgtgacatgtcacactgatgacaaacggtggaaatgttctcagtgtggaaaaacctttggttCCAAGTCTCAATTGAGAAGACACGCGATGGGCCACACTGGTCATAAACCCTTTACTtgcacagtttgtggtcgaagtttctctAGGAAGGAAACTTTATCAACGCACACGAGAACCCACaccggagagaagccttttgcttgctcagtttgtggtcaaaattttgctcagagggaacacttaaaaacacacacacgaacccacactggagagaagccttttgcttgctcagtttgtggtcaaaatttttcttccaagggagacttaaaaagacacacaagaacccacactggagagaagccttttgcttgctcagtttgtggtcgaaaatttgctcACAAGgttcacttaaaaacacacacaagaacccacactggagagaagccctttgcgtgctcagtttgtggtcaaactttttcttccaagggatacttaaaaacacacacaagaacccacactggagagaagccctttgcgtgctcagtttgtggtcgaagtttctctCAGAGGGGAAGTTTAACAACGCACACGCGaatccacacgggagagaagcaCTTTGCTTGCACAatttgtggtcgaaaatttgctcagagggtacacttaaaaatacacacaagaacccacactggagagaagccctttgcttgctcagtttgtggtcaaactttttcttccaagggatacttaaaaacacacacaagaacccacactggagagaagccctttgcttgctcagtttgtggtcaaactttttcttccaagggatacttaaaaacacacacaagaacccacactggagagaagccctttgcttgctcagtttgtggtcaaaatttttcttccaagggatacttaaaaatccacacaagagcccacactggagagaagccttttgcttgctcagtttgtggtaaaaaatgTACTGTTAATGAAacgttaaaaagacacacaaagaccCACACTGATAAGAAACCAttttcttgctcagtttgtggtcaaagattcccaacaaagggcaacgctgagaggcacaagtgtgctggtgagaaaagcggttga
- the LOC144007671 gene encoding uncharacterized protein LOC144007671 isoform X2 has product MTYTSDATSTALWTSRALVLPDVAEKYLRPDQEDMKPPNVKEEEEHPYIEEEEKPVRVKEEEVEDDVTKSPMTFKSSMTFAP; this is encoded by the exons atgacctatacttcagatgcaaccagcacagcattatggaccagtcgtgctcttgtactgccgg acgtcgctgagaaatatcttcgtcctgaccaagaggacatgaagcctccgaatgttaaagaggaggaagaacatccttacatcgaagaggaagaaaagcccgttcgtgtcaaagaggaggaggttgaggatgacgtcaccaagtcaccaatgaccttcaagtcatcaatgaccttcgccccttaa
- the LOC144007671 gene encoding uncharacterized protein LOC144007671 isoform X1, with amino-acid sequence MSARTTPKDEEEHFGVKEENEQHLQPLDDVCQQPRIVLHTTDVAEKYLRPDQEDMKPPNVKEEEEHPYIEEEEKPVRVKEEEVEDDVTKSPMTFKSSMTFAP; translated from the exons atgtcggcgagaacgacaccaaaggacgaggaggaacattttggagtaaaggaagagaacgagcaacatcttcaaccgctggacgatgtttgccagcagcctcgaattgtgctacacacaacag acgtcgctgagaaatatcttcgtcctgaccaagaggacatgaagcctccgaatgttaaagaggaggaagaacatccttacatcgaagaggaagaaaagcccgttcgtgtcaaagaggaggaggttgaggatgacgtcaccaagtcaccaatgaccttcaagtcatcaatgaccttcgccccttaa
- the LOC144007314 gene encoding uncharacterized protein LOC144007314 isoform X1: MFTMAKVKYEEELCGAQEDNERQRQLLDAVYKQPRVVLNRADVAEKYLRPDEQKVKSPQVKEEEEEHPYFKEEKKSPGVKKEEVEDDVTKSPMTFKSSMTFAPLKSEDEVKGESEEGRGAEPPNRILNPQNMIPESDADHWGSSKAKSDDIRSLSSHDDDDNDDNLYGNDEHAAGDRSCHTDDKSWDCSHCGKTLSSKRSLKIHLRTHTGEKPFSCLDCGKSFFWKSYLTLHSRTHTGEKPFSCSDCGKSFSSKSHLTTHTRRHTGEKPFSCLDCGKSFSLKSNLTKHSRTHTGEKLFACTHCGKSFSQKSHLTLHSRTHTGEKPFSCSDCGKSFSLKSHLTRHTRSHTGEKHFSCSDCGKSFSHRSDLTIHTRKHAGEKPFSCADCGKSFSLKSHLTRHTKSHTGEKPFSCSDCGKSFSSKSNLTKHTRIHSGEKPFSCSDCGKSFSHRSYLTVHTRRHTGEKPFSCSDCGKSFYRKPHLTHTRSHTGEKPFSCSDCGKRYSDRSNFKKHTRSHGKKPFSCSVCAERFSCKKLSERHECAGENSSHL, translated from the exons atgttcacaatggcgaaagtcaagtacgaagaggagctttgtggagcacaggaggacaacgagcgacaacgtcaactgctggacgccgtttacaagcagcctcgagttgtgttgaacagagcag acgtcgctgagaaatatcttcgtcctgacgaaCAGAAGGTGAAATCTCCTCaagtgaaagaggaggaggaagagcatccttattttaaagaagaaaaaaagtcccctggtgtcaaaaaggaggaggttgaggatgacgtcaccaagtcaccaatgaccttcaagtcatcaatgaccttcgcccctttaaagagtgaagatgaagtcaagggtgagagtgaggagggcagaggggcggagcctccaaacaggatcttaaatcctcaaaacatgattccagaaagtgatgcagaccactggggatcatcaaaagcaaaaagtgatgacataaggtccctttcttctcatgatgatgatgataatgatgataatctatatggtaatgatgaacacgCTGCTGGtgataggtcgtgtcacactgacgacaaatcttgggattgttctcactgtgggaaaacattgagttcaaaaagaagtttgaaaattcacttgagaacacacactggggaaaaacctttttcttgtttagattgtggcaaaagcttcttttggaagtcatatttaacattacattcaagaacacacactggggaaaaacctttttcttgctcagattgtggcaaaagcttctcttcgaagtcacatttaacaacacatacaagaagacacactggggaaaaacctttttcttgtttagattgtggcaaaagcttctctttgaagtcaaatttaacaaaacattcaagaacacacactggggaaaaactttttgcttgtacccactgtggcaaaagcttctctcagaagtcacatttaacattacattcaagaacacacactggggaaaaacctttttcttgctcagattgtggcaaaagcttctctttgaagtcacatttaacaagacatacaagaagccacactggcgagaaacatttttcttgctcagattgtggcaaaagcttctctcacaggtcagatttaacaatacacacaagaaaacacgctggtgagaaacctttttcttgcgcagattgtggcaaaagcttctctttgaagtcacatttgacaagacatacaaaaagccacactggcgagaaacctttttcttgctcagattgtggcaaaagcttctcttcgaagtcaaatttaacaaaacatacaagaatccatagtggcgagaaacctttctcttgctcagattgtggaaaaagcttctctcacaggTCATATTTAACAGTTCATACAAGAaggcacactggcgagaaacctttttcttgctcagattgtggcaaaagcttctatcGGAAGCCCCATTTAACTCATACAAGaagccacactggcgagaaacctttttcttgctcagattgtggaaaacgtTACTCTGACAGGTCAAATTTCAAGAAACACACAAGATCGCATGGGAAGAAACcgttcagttgcagtgtttgtgctgaaagattctcttgtaaaaagctttctgagagacacgagtgtgctggtgagaatagcagccatctttga
- the LOC144007314 gene encoding uncharacterized protein LOC144007314 isoform X2, whose product MTFKSSMTFAPLKSEDEVKGESEEGRGAEPPNRILNPQNMIPESDADHWGSSKAKSDDIRSLSSHDDDDNDDNLYGNDEHAAGDRSCHTDDKSWDCSHCGKTLSSKRSLKIHLRTHTGEKPFSCLDCGKSFFWKSYLTLHSRTHTGEKPFSCSDCGKSFSSKSHLTTHTRRHTGEKPFSCLDCGKSFSLKSNLTKHSRTHTGEKLFACTHCGKSFSQKSHLTLHSRTHTGEKPFSCSDCGKSFSLKSHLTRHTRSHTGEKHFSCSDCGKSFSHRSDLTIHTRKHAGEKPFSCADCGKSFSLKSHLTRHTKSHTGEKPFSCSDCGKSFSSKSNLTKHTRIHSGEKPFSCSDCGKSFSHRSYLTVHTRRHTGEKPFSCSDCGKSFYRKPHLTHTRSHTGEKPFSCSDCGKRYSDRSNFKKHTRSHGKKPFSCSVCAERFSCKKLSERHECAGENSSHL is encoded by the coding sequence atgaccttcaagtcatcaatgaccttcgcccctttaaagagtgaagatgaagtcaagggtgagagtgaggagggcagaggggcggagcctccaaacaggatcttaaatcctcaaaacatgattccagaaagtgatgcagaccactggggatcatcaaaagcaaaaagtgatgacataaggtccctttcttctcatgatgatgatgataatgatgataatctatatggtaatgatgaacacgCTGCTGGtgataggtcgtgtcacactgacgacaaatcttgggattgttctcactgtgggaaaacattgagttcaaaaagaagtttgaaaattcacttgagaacacacactggggaaaaacctttttcttgtttagattgtggcaaaagcttcttttggaagtcatatttaacattacattcaagaacacacactggggaaaaacctttttcttgctcagattgtggcaaaagcttctcttcgaagtcacatttaacaacacatacaagaagacacactggggaaaaacctttttcttgtttagattgtggcaaaagcttctctttgaagtcaaatttaacaaaacattcaagaacacacactggggaaaaactttttgcttgtacccactgtggcaaaagcttctctcagaagtcacatttaacattacattcaagaacacacactggggaaaaacctttttcttgctcagattgtggcaaaagcttctctttgaagtcacatttaacaagacatacaagaagccacactggcgagaaacatttttcttgctcagattgtggcaaaagcttctctcacaggtcagatttaacaatacacacaagaaaacacgctggtgagaaacctttttcttgcgcagattgtggcaaaagcttctctttgaagtcacatttgacaagacatacaaaaagccacactggcgagaaacctttttcttgctcagattgtggcaaaagcttctcttcgaagtcaaatttaacaaaacatacaagaatccatagtggcgagaaacctttctcttgctcagattgtggaaaaagcttctctcacaggTCATATTTAACAGTTCATACAAGAaggcacactggcgagaaacctttttcttgctcagattgtggcaaaagcttctatcGGAAGCCCCATTTAACTCATACAAGaagccacactggcgagaaacctttttcttgctcagattgtggaaaacgtTACTCTGACAGGTCAAATTTCAAGAAACACACAAGATCGCATGGGAAGAAACcgttcagttgcagtgtttgtgctgaaagattctcttgtaaaaagctttctgagagacacgagtgtgctggtgagaatagcagccatctttga